Genomic DNA from Perognathus longimembris pacificus isolate PPM17 chromosome 6, ASM2315922v1, whole genome shotgun sequence:
aattatggggggggggggcggcgaggggCAGGGAGGGCAACTGATTTCTTCATGCAATCCTTGTGCAAATGGTCTCCTTTATCATTGAAACAATTTCTGAAGATAGCCATATAGTATGACAGGAAAGTAGCAATATTGTTAGAATAAccattcagcctcctgaaaatGACAGTATCGAAGTgaaatataacacatatataagcTTTATTTGAAGTGCTCATTGTGTTGATTTCCTTTTAAGTATCAGCAACTATATACACAGCTCTCTTGTCATCACAGATTTGGACATTGTATCTCCAACCTCAATTCTGccaattctttcatttctctgttgGGCTGCTTTAGATGGGAGCTAAGCTTTCATTGTTTATGGCTCAGCTGCTGTGGTGTGCTTGCCCTGGGTTATTTTCTTGTAAGATGTCTGGAGAAAATTTTCCAAAACATGCAGGTCTTCTTGGGCCATGGTTTTTGCCAAATTTTGTTCCAGAAGTAACCCCGGATCTGACAACTCTGAAGCTGGTAAAACACTGACAGCTGTGCTTTTTCCACTCGTGTCTCTCTTGGGATGAACTGATCACTTCCAAGAGAAACTCTCTTGCGGTGGTCAGAGTCTTCCACAGGGCCGCGATTCCTGCGACTTTGTGATGTTTTGGCAGTTCCTGGACTTTGCTTTGGACCTGGTGATGCTGACTCACAGCTAGAGACAGGACCCACTCAGAAGTCCTGTCTCTAACTGCTCCCCAGGATGAGGTTTCTGCTGGCTGTTGGGTTGGACGAACATTTTCCAGTTTTGTACAGTGGTTCTCTGCTGTTTTATGTAATCCTTTGTCCCACAGATTCTGACAtggggtggaggaaggaaggctgaTGGCAGCCCTTCTGGGTGCCTCTGCAGTCATTGAGTCCCTAGATGTTACCGCAGTCTCTCTTCTGCTCTGTGATTTGCTCACACAATGCTgccttttgttttagttcttttcacactaaaacaaacaataacaaaaaaattgcatgcCGTGAGAAGCTATGATGGCATGGTTTCCTCCGAATCCCCTCACACATTTCTTACACTTGAAAAACAAGCCCTGCTCTCTCCTTGCCTCCCCTACCCCAACAAATATGAAAATACAGACCACAGTGAATGATACAGATTGGATTAAGCAACCACTTTCATATTTTCTATTCTACTaggatgcattttattttttgaacacTGGGTCATCAATGAAATTACAATGGAGTTCACATTTTAGGTGAAATAAATAGATGAATGTAtttcatatgtttatttattatttatttcatagtATGTGGTATTGcctaaagttgattttttttctagtagtacATGCTTAGATATTTCCAAGTTTaggttgtgtatgtgtatgtgtgtttaaagCATGCGAATATGCACAATACATTTCTATTTGTGAATAAAGAATAATCTGGAATTTCACTAAGGCTATTTCCAGATATTACTCAGTACAATTACCATTCAGCTAGTGTCAATGTTTGTTTATCAACCATATGGAAGTAGCTCTAGCTATTTAAATAGAAGTTTATGTATCTTAACTtgttttgcctgcctgcctgctttccttcctgccttcctcccttctttgtccccttccctccctccttttaaaCTTAAAACTCTTTTTCTACAGGATATATAACTGAAAAGATAACTGTCACTCTAATTGTAAACTCTGAGGAACAGAAACTGCATAGGGAAAATTCAGAGACTGAAGACCTTTTGTAAGAAGTAGATGGTGAATTTTATGAATGGCAAGAACTTTATGAATGGCAAGAAACTTCTTCAGCCACCAAATTAAAAATTACTGAAGTTATGACATTTATTTTGGCTAAGCTTTATTGcagaaacaaatatatacatacatattttcatGTTCTTCCCACTGCTATTGGGGACACAAAGATTATCATAATTATATTGAAGTTAGAATGGGCATCTTAGAAAAGGTATGCATTTTTTGTATCTGTATGTATTCACCTGAAAGTATATGAAACACAAGATCAGCAAGTGCTTTTCATCTTCAAAGACTTATAAGTAATTATTCCTTGCAACATACCTATGAAGCAAGGACTCTACTCCTACTGTCcagaaagcaagagaaatagGATAGTGGGAAGGGTAAGTATGAGACTGAGGGCAAGGATCAGTGCCAGGAGTTTTGTGGTTAGTTAGGTTCCATGTACTCTTCTTTAATTCTAGACTTCAGGTGAGCCAGCCATACATGCAAGaagtcaaaaattaaaaaaggaaacctGCTGGACTTACATTTCTTTCAGAGTATTTCTCTTGCGTTTACCCTGGGAGGAAGAGGACTTGGTACATTCAGCAAAATAATCAGATATTCCATGAAGAACTCTTTCTGTCTGGAATGATAACAAAGATTTAATCAGAAATGAGAGCTGAGCATGAGAGAAAACAATTATAGTCTACAAGTTCAGATATCTAGTTTTATTTAAAAGATCCCAAACCATGGCACTCAGGGCCATGACTGGTATCTCTGTGGTCCAAATGACACACAAATGCAGAATTACTGAGCTAGGCACAGCATATTTACAGGAAGACATGGCACAGTGGTTAATACCCTGATTATCATAAAAATTCCCaatatttttctctataaaatatATCCTTTCTCAAGACTATATCAGGCTAAACCTTCTAATATTAGTATCTTGAAAATTGGAGCTTGTCAATCTTGATAAACTAAAACTTGggagtttattttttcttatactcACCAGCACCAAGGTTTTATACAATTCATAGAttatctgcttcatttctttACATACCCATGGAAATTTCATAAGGatgtaattataaaatatgaaagacTCCATCCTCCTCTACTAGTGGTCCATGCTATGCTTCTGgaatcttttccttttgcttagtaagTTGATAATCCAAGCAAGGTGTTAACTTCTCTTGTTTTCTGAATACTTACATTAAGTATTCTTCCACACACATCAAACTCCAATGCAATGCTGCCACCACAAGGGACAGTTCTGGTTAAGTTACCAGTAGGTTCTTACTTTATTTTGGCTTACATGAGGATGAACAGGGACAGCCTCTGAGAACCTGGTAGACAGCAGCCATCATTATGCTTGGGTTTCTCCCACATGGATGTCATAGGTTGTACCCAATCACTGCCCACACCACTGAGTCATGAGGAACCTTTAGCTTTCTTAACAGTGCTATCACAGAAAGTCATAATGGGTGATTCTCAATTTTAATAATAAAC
This window encodes:
- the LOC125353258 gene encoding LOW QUALITY PROTEIN: protein SLX4IP (The sequence of the model RefSeq protein was modified relative to this genomic sequence to represent the inferred CDS: inserted 6 bases in 4 codons; deleted 2 bases in 1 codon; substituted 3 bases at 3 genomic stop codons), which produces MELEDLLRLQPLTSLQCGKFAVLVDLHILPQGSNKDTSWFSEQKKEEVCLLLKEAIDSRVKEHLEVRKQQKPSSTEFTRSNPLSLKGYGFQITAYFLKRGIHLRCIGSSQTTDLQVFPDRFVVCVSELAHSRDILANQNQELTERVLHGISDYFAECTKSSSSQGKRKRNTLKEIVKRTKTKGSIVSKSQSRRETAVTSRDSMTAEAPRRAAISLPSSTPCQNLWDKGLHKTAENHCTKLENVRPTQXSQQKPHPGEQLETGLLSXGPVSSCESASPGPKQSPGTAKTSQSRRNRGPVEDSDHRKRVSLGSDQFIPRETRVEKAXAVSVLPASELSDPGLLLEQNLAKTMAQEDLHVLENXSPDILQENNPGQAHHSSXAINNESLAPIXSSPTEKXKNWQN